One window of the Corticium candelabrum chromosome 7, ooCorCand1.1, whole genome shotgun sequence genome contains the following:
- the LOC134181725 gene encoding pregnancy zone protein-like, producing MKEKTFVFLSMFLLAAVKSHPHTTDFKPSIHAVTPRSVIPGETFVVYVHNEATHPPSTQLISVNLRHQTGLTLADGGTRSIKSGSFNKFLLKTPLDAEPSVSNYTYYITVNNADGIGTKLNKNLSVAVLGKSKIILVQTDKPIYKPGETVMGRAIVLDRQTKSAAGAVTVTIQNPRLYTMARYFNISLDYGVANFEFPLSSEPVLGTHRLCATYEVSDADYVLTRYTYGQKVKGFLSASVVPSYSWANCRRLLIVLKKIDGTTDMCIDVCSKRWYCTGDAVIEVNVTDSSSETTVQCEGKTRVPFRHRPYKLKIIQEDFGFHPCHTIFVKVAASTLSGNPKLAYIKLDVSLDTKNKKSCRVDKPRLLGPLYQLTDGRGIATFSVCMPCSALRVRFYASAVPEANGTSQFTTAYSYRTLIHSPERIALSSNKQNVQIGQLAKLTASFSNAAGADYYVVHGGQIVDHGRCSPKSDRKARNKHKQLCKTGRIRRTCYISFEVTSSMAPKVTLVVSQRALAASRITFDVTRSTESAISLKFQEKEAKPGDKTNLLISASPMSYVGVVAVDQSVYIQQDKNQLTSSKLYEEVNKFADPILLPEETNDAYYVCGWRAQWYCPCKCNDHLTPTNPTENYAFATDTFRPVNPSTITRNNDRENPGLLRRTRDIGRSKRRRSIFDQFSATLSSTTTTTTTTTTPSTIPEGIKRECCRRRCTRVDFYEKYCSYYKANSDFTASGIQLSDSEMAPPTACQKPKHPPKPNIETGCCARWWPWIGGGDYDYLYHHDGEVVYSLATSIPSPQNGEMAAHVPSVSRLPERLSLGESDGLVSPSRVRAHFPETWLWFERKTRNNTLNEEVTVPDSITSWVADAFVVSPSRSMSIASSATLTVFKPFFITINLPYSVIRGELVEITLTVYNYLETRLTVFVDLLVDNNDVRIVQGKRDKSALNQQTRTLNVLRGEGKLISYFLLPLRNGYLPITATARSTSAADSLKRNLIVEPEGVKEEYGQSTLLCLQADDNSTSGLRSNDKNHRITHIFNASLPPDFVPDSESATVSITANYMGPTIEGLENLLRLPTGCGEQNMLNFAPAVYIARYLDTVGQLDDATRKKALHFMQTGYQKEMTYQREDGSYSIFGNLDRCGSMWLTAFVLRSFGQADGLIGMSIDERVQGEAIKFVKNNQNADGSFPSICSPIDKEMQGCSGGECSLTAYVALSLLEAGIFPKDRRIKLALDYLSSRCIDLNCGSPYNLALIAFTLSKAVGYDNETAKALNALKECAITEDDHTHWQYSTQRTCHNPWPWSYDCRTSSCDVETSAYALLAFTNQENIAYSLPIVRWLIEQRNRRGGFKSTQDTVVALQALSEYAKLTESDGRIAADVSLKANQLTQTLSLDSSNAMQVQTVTLSSLPTLINVTANGKGCILASVGVMYNVPKPDKIAAFHVSATAALQRGACKYLVTVCNRWLRNRPNTSNMAITEITFFSGFQPMQRELKHLVNSNRCNTKRTEFKKRSLSIYFEEVSQTKCCFYITMKRASVVEDLQGVPIITYSYYEPDQRGGTMLYPRQECP from the exons ATGAAAGAGAAAACGTTTGTCTTCCTCTCGATGTTTTTGTTGGCAGCAGTCAAGAGTCACCCGCATACGACAGACTTCAAGCCATCTAT TCATGCGGTTACACCAAGAAGTGTAATACCGGGTGAGACGTTTGTTGTCTACGTTCACAATGAAGCCACCCACCCTCCCAGTACACAGCTGATATCTGTAAATCTACGCCATCAAACTGGTCTAACACTGGCAGATGGTGGAACACGATCAATAAAATCag GTTCGTTTAACAAGTTCTTATTGAAG ACACCACTGGATGCTGAGCCATCAGTTAGCAACTACACGTACTACATTACCGTCAACAACGCAGATGGTATAGGTacaaaactaaacaaaaatttatcAGTGGCAGTTCTAGGAAAGAGCAAAATCATCCTGGTTCAAACTGACAAGCCCATTTACAAACCTGGAGAAACAG TAATGGGAAGAGCAATCGTTCTTGATCGTCAAACAAAGTCTGCTGCAGGTGCTGTTACAGTTACAATACAG AACCCTCGTTTGTACACAATGGCACGGTATTTTAACATTTCTCTTGATTATG GAGTTGCCAATTTCGAGTTTCCTCTATCGTCAGAGCCTGTGCTGGGAACGCATCGACTGTGTGCTACTTATGAAGTAAGTGATGCAGATTATGTATTGACCAG GTATACGTATGGTCAAAAAGTTAAGGGATTTCTATCAGCATCAGTGGTGCCAAGTTACTCGTGGGCAAACTGTCGTCGCCTACTGATTGTGCTTAAGAAG ATTGATGGAACAACGGATATGTGCATTGACGTCTGCTCGAAAAGATGGTACTGTACAGGAGACGCAGTAATCGAGGTCAACGTAACAGATTCCTCGTCTGAAACAACTGTCCAATGCGAGGGAAAGACCCGTGTACCTTTCAGGCATAGACCCTACAAACTCAAAATTATTCAAGAAGATTTCGGATTCCACCCTTGTCATACAATTTTCGTGAAA GTCGCTGCTTCAACCTTGTCTGGAAATCCGAAATTGGCATATATTAAATTGGATGTTTCATTGGATACAAAAAACAAGAAATCTTGCAGAGTAGACAAACCACGTTTACTAGGACCTCTATACCAATTGACCGACGGCAGAGGTATAGCAACATTCTCTGTTTGTATGCCTTGCAGTGCGTTAAGAGTCAGATTCTAT GCGTCAGCAGTACCAGAAGCAAACGGGACCAGTCAGTTCACTACGGCATATAGCTACCGAACGCTCATCCATTCTCCAGAAAGAATTGCATTatcaagcaacaaacaaaatgtgcAG ATTGGACAATTAGCAAAACTTACGGCTTCGTTTTCTAATGCAGCAGGAGCGGATTACTAC GTGGTTCATGGTGGACAGATTGTTGACCACGGCCGTTGCTCACCAAAGAGTGACAGGAAAGCTCGCAATAAGCACAAACAGTTGTGCAAAACGGGAAGAATTAGAAGAACTTGCTATATTTCATTCGAGGTGACATCTTCTATGGCTCCCAAGGTTACTCTAGTCGTTAGCCAGAGGGCACTCGCAGCTTCACGCATTACGTTTGATGTCACTCGGAGTACCGAATCTGCG ATATCGCTAAAATTCCAAGAGAAAGAAGCAAAGCCAGGCGACAAGACCAATCTGCTGATTAGTGCATCGCCAATGTCATACGTAGGCGTGGTAGCAGTGGATCAAAGCGTTTATATTCAACAAGATAAAAATCAACTAACGTCTTCTAAA TTGTATGAAGAAGTAAACAAGTTCGCTGACCCCATACTATTGCCAGAAGAGACTAATGATGCATACTACGTGTGTGGTTGGCGAGCGCAATGGTATTGTCCTTGCAAGTGTAACGATCATCTTACACCGACAAATCCAACGGAAAATTACGCATTCGCAACTGATACGTTTAGGCCAGTTAATCCTTCGACTATTACACGAAACAACGACAGAGAAAACCCAGGACTACTTAGACGTACAAGAGACATTGGCAGAAGCAAAAGACGAAGATCAATCTTTGACCAATTTTCAGCTACActatcatcaacaacaacaacaacaacaacaacaacaacaccatcAACCATTCCAGAAGGGATTAAAAGAGAATGCTGTCGACGGCGTTGCACTAGAGTGGACTTTTATGAAAAGTATTGTTCTTATTACAAAGCAAACAGTGATTTTACA GCATCCGGAATTCAACTGTCTGACAGCGAAATGGCACCTCCTACTGCTTGCCAGAAACCAAAACATCCACCTAAACCTAACATCGAAACTGGCTGTTGTGCCAGATGGTGGCCAT GGATAGGAGGAGGCGATTATGATTATTTGTATCATCACGACGGCGAGGTTGTGTATTCATTGGCGACTTCTATACCTAGCCCGCAAAATGGCGAAATGGCTGCACATGTGCCTTCCGTATCAAGACTGCCAGAACGTTTGAGTCTTGGTGAAAGCGATGGTTTGGTAAGTCCGTCTCGTGTGCGAGCACATTTTCCTGAAACTTGGTTGTGGTTTGAACGAAAAACTAG AAACAATACACTAAATGAAGAAGTTACTGTTCCCGATTCCATCACGTCGTGGGTAGCAGATGCGTTTGTTGTATCTCCGTCACGATCAATGTCCATCGCAAGTTCTGCAACTCTAACGGTCTTCAAGCCATTCTTTATCACTATCAATCTTCCATATTCGGTAATAAGAGGAGAACTAGTAGAGATTACTCTGACCGTCTACAACTATCTTGAAACCAGACTAACC GTCTTTGTGGACCTACTCGTGGATAACAATGATGTGCGAATAGTTCAAGGAAAACGAGACAAATCTGCACTaaatcagcaaacaagaaCATTGAACGTTTTACGTGGAGAGGGAAAATTGATATCATATTTTCTCTTGCCTCTGAGAAACGGCTACTTGCCAATTACAGCCACAGCGAGATCTACATCAGCGGCAGACAGCTTGAAAAGAAATCTAATTGTCGAA CCTGAAGGTGTTAAAGAAGAGTATGGCCAGTCTACACTTCTCTGTTTGCAAG CTGATGATAATTCCACATCTGGACTTCGTTCTAACGATAAGAATCATCGCATCACACATATCTTCAATGCGTCACTGCCACCTGACTTTGTTCCAGACTCGGAGAGTGCAACTGTTTCCATAACAG CAAATTACATGGGACCAACAATCGAGGGTTTGGAAAATTTGCTGCGATTACCGACAGGCTGTGGAGAACAGAACATGCTCAATTTTGCTCCTGCTGTCTACATCGCACGCTACCTCGACACAGTCGGTCAACTCGATGATGCAACTAGAAAGAAAGCTCTTCACTTCATGCAAACAG GATATCAAAAAGAAATGACGTATCAACGAGAAGATGGATCCTACAGCATTTTTGGAAACCTTGATCGCTGCGGCAGCATGTG GTTGACGGCGTTTGTATTGAGATCATTTGGTCAAGCAGACGGTCTAATTGGAATGTCGATAGATGAAAGAGTGCAGGGCGAGGCTATAAAATTTGTCAAAAACAACCAGAACGCAGACGGCTCCTTTCCTTCTATTTGCAGTCCGATAGACAAAGAAATGCAAGGATGCAGCGGTGGTGAATGCTCATTAACGGCTTACGTGGCCTTATCTCTTCTGGAAGCAGGAATATTTCCAAAA GATCGAAGGATCAAGTTGGCTCTGGATTATCTATCAAGCAGATGCATAGATCTGAACTGTGGTAGCCCGTATAATCTCGCTCTAATTGCTTTCACGTTGTCTAAGGCTGTAGGATATGACAATGAAACAGCAAAAGCTCTAAATGCTCTCAAGGAGTGTGCAATTACAGAAGACGACCACACTCATTGGCAGTATTCGACTCAAAGAACATGTCACAACCCATGGCCGTGGTCTTATGACTGCCGCACAAGTTCATGTGACGTGGAAACGTCCGCTTACGCATTGTTGGCATTTACAAATCAAGAAAACATTGCTTACAGCTTGCCGATAGTCCGTTGGTTAATCGAACAACGTAACCGTCGAGGAGGATTCAAGTCAACTCAA GACACTGTGGTGGCTCTTCAAGCTCTCTCTGAGTACGCCAAATTGACGGAGTCTGATGGGCGTATCGCTGCAGACGTATCTCTGAAGGCTAATCAACTCACACAGACCCTATCACTTGACTCATCAAATGCTATGCAAGTGCAAACCGTTACA CTGTCAAGTCTGCCAACACTGATTAATGTTACAGCCAACGGCAAGGGTTGTATATTAGCATCCGTTGGTGTTATGTACAACGTACCTAAACCTGACAAGATTGCAGCCTTTCACGTTTCTGCAACAGCTGCACTACAGAGAGGTGCATGCAAGTATTTGGTAACCGTTTGCAACAG ATGGCTTCGAAATAGACCGAACACTTCAAACATGGCCATAACTGAAATCACATTCTTCTCAGGATTTCAACCTATGCAAAGAGAATTGAAGCAT CTTGTGAACAGTAACCGTTGTAACACTAAGAGGACCGAATTCAAGAAACGCTCTCTCAGCATATACTTTGAAGAG GTTTCACAAACAAAATGTTGTTTTTACATAACAATGAAAAGGGCTTCAGTTGTAGAAGATCTCCAAGGCGTACCCATCATTACCTACAGCTACTATGAGCCTGATCAGAGGGGAGGAACAATGCTATATCCTCGTCAAGAATGCCCTTGA